The Paenibacillus sp. RUD330 genome has a segment encoding these proteins:
- a CDS encoding carbamoyl phosphate synthase small subunit translates to MQARLILEDGTVFAGQSFGANTSKPGEVVFNTGITGYQEVLSDPSYCGQIVTMTYPLIGNYGITRDDFETVAPFIHGFAVRRHEPVPSNWRAQVSLDWLLKEHGIPAISEIDTRMLTRKLRHFGTMKGMITTGSERVEAIVEQLTGASLMTDQVARTSTKQVFTSPGFGERIVLIDFGAKSGILRELTKRGCDVVVVPHDTSAETIRRLNPDGIQLSNGPGDPQDVPYAVETVRQLLGEFPIFGICLGHQLFALACGADTEKLKFGHRGGNHPVKELASGRCYITSQNHGYTVPEASIAGTQLTVTHINNNDKTIEGLKHNEYPAFSVQYHPEAAPGPFDSSYLFDEFLEMIRAHRRNNPSRPRQAQLSDASKGELLYAQK, encoded by the coding sequence ATGCAAGCTAGACTGATACTTGAGGACGGAACCGTATTTGCGGGCCAGTCGTTCGGCGCCAATACATCCAAACCCGGCGAGGTTGTTTTCAATACAGGCATCACAGGCTACCAGGAGGTTCTGTCCGATCCGTCCTACTGCGGCCAGATCGTCACGATGACGTACCCGCTCATCGGCAACTACGGCATCACCCGCGACGACTTCGAGACGGTCGCTCCCTTCATCCACGGCTTCGCGGTGCGGCGCCACGAGCCGGTGCCGAGCAACTGGCGCGCCCAGGTATCCCTGGACTGGCTGCTCAAGGAGCATGGCATCCCGGCGATCAGCGAGATCGACACCCGGATGCTCACCCGCAAGCTGCGCCACTTCGGCACGATGAAGGGCATGATCACGACGGGCAGCGAGCGCGTCGAGGCGATCGTCGAGCAGCTGACCGGCGCATCCCTGATGACCGACCAGGTCGCCCGCACGTCGACGAAGCAGGTGTTCACGAGCCCCGGCTTCGGCGAGCGCATCGTGCTCATCGACTTCGGCGCCAAGAGCGGCATCCTGCGCGAGCTGACCAAGCGCGGCTGCGACGTCGTCGTCGTGCCGCATGACACGTCCGCGGAGACGATCCGCCGCCTGAACCCGGACGGCATCCAGCTGTCCAACGGTCCCGGGGATCCGCAGGACGTTCCTTACGCGGTGGAGACCGTGAGGCAGCTGCTCGGCGAGTTCCCGATCTTCGGCATCTGCCTGGGCCATCAGCTGTTCGCCCTCGCCTGCGGAGCAGACACCGAGAAGCTGAAGTTCGGCCATCGCGGCGGCAACCATCCCGTCAAGGAGCTTGCTTCCGGCCGCTGCTACATTACGAGCCAGAACCACGGCTACACCGTGCCCGAGGCGTCGATCGCCGGCACGCAGCTGACCGTGACCCATATCAACAACAACGACAAAACGATCGAAGGCCTCAAGCATAACGAATATCCGGCTTTCTCGGTCCAATACCATCCGGAGGCGGCTCCCGGGCCGTTCGATTCCAGCTACCTGTTCGACGAGTTCCTGGAGATGATCCGCGCCCACCGCCGCAACAACCCGTCCAGACCGCGCCAAGCCCAGCTGTCGGATGCGTCCAAAGGAGAGCTGCTGTATGCCCAGAAATAA
- a CDS encoding dihydroorotase → MAHIKWVVNGLVWNDAAGELEKKHIRIENGVIAEILGGEAPAAASDEVLDASGKLVSAGFIDMHVHLRDPGFTHKEDIASGTRSAAAGGFTTIACMPNTRPAIDSPETVRYVLDKARTEGNGVKVLPYAAISKNQLGRELTDFAALKEAGAIGFTDDGVGVQRAGMMKDAMALAESIGMPIIAHCEDDSLVEGLYVSEGKFATDNGIKGIPNESEAIHVGRDVLLAEATGVHYHVCHVSTEQSVRLIRLAKSIGVKVTAEVCPHHLVLSDEDIPGMDSNWKMNPPLRTPRDVEAVLQGLEDGTIDMIVTDHAPHAEEEKARGMQLAPFGIVGFETAFPLLYTTFVRTGKWSLGFLLRRMTEIPASVFGLDSGRLEAGAPADLAVLDLESELPVEPGKFLSKSHNTPFGGWKLHGWPVATVVGGSVVWSNHTA, encoded by the coding sequence ATGGCACACATCAAATGGGTAGTGAACGGCCTGGTCTGGAACGACGCGGCCGGCGAGCTGGAGAAGAAGCATATCCGCATCGAGAACGGCGTGATCGCGGAGATTCTCGGAGGAGAAGCTCCTGCAGCCGCCTCGGACGAGGTGCTCGACGCATCGGGCAAGCTGGTGTCGGCCGGCTTCATCGACATGCACGTCCATCTGCGCGACCCGGGGTTCACGCATAAGGAAGACATCGCATCCGGCACCCGCTCCGCGGCGGCGGGCGGCTTCACGACGATCGCCTGCATGCCGAACACGCGGCCTGCCATCGATTCGCCGGAGACGGTCCGCTACGTGCTGGACAAGGCGAGGACGGAAGGCAACGGCGTCAAGGTGCTGCCTTACGCGGCAATCTCCAAAAACCAGCTGGGACGGGAGCTGACCGACTTCGCGGCGCTCAAGGAAGCCGGCGCGATCGGCTTCACCGACGACGGCGTCGGGGTGCAGCGCGCCGGGATGATGAAGGACGCGATGGCGCTGGCGGAGTCGATCGGCATGCCGATCATCGCGCACTGCGAGGATGACAGCCTCGTTGAAGGGCTGTACGTATCCGAGGGCAAGTTCGCCACCGACAACGGCATCAAGGGCATTCCGAACGAATCGGAAGCGATCCATGTCGGGCGCGACGTGCTGCTCGCCGAAGCGACCGGCGTCCACTACCATGTATGCCATGTCAGCACGGAGCAGTCGGTCCGGCTGATCCGCCTGGCCAAGTCGATCGGGGTCAAGGTGACGGCGGAAGTATGCCCGCATCACCTGGTGCTGAGCGACGAGGACATTCCGGGCATGGATTCCAACTGGAAAATGAACCCGCCGCTGCGCACGCCGCGCGACGTGGAAGCTGTGCTGCAGGGGCTGGAGGACGGCACGATCGACATGATCGTAACCGATCACGCTCCACATGCCGAGGAGGAGAAAGCCCGCGGCATGCAGCTCGCGCCGTTCGGCATCGTCGGCTTCGAGACGGCCTTCCCGCTGCTGTACACGACCTTCGTCCGCACCGGCAAATGGTCTCTCGGCTTCCTGCTCCGCCGCATGACCGAGATTCCTGCCTCCGTGTTCGGCCTCGACAGCGGCCGCCTGGAAGCCGGAGCGCCGGCCGACCTCGCCGTTCTCGATCTGGAGAGCGAGCTTCCGGTCGAGCCCGGGAAATTCCTTTCGAAATCCCATAATACGCCGTTCGGCGGCTGGAAGCTTCACGGTTGGCCTGTCGCCACCGTCGTAGGCGGCAGCGTCGTCTGGTCCAACCATACAGCTTAA
- a CDS encoding aspartate carbamoyltransferase catalytic subunit: MTATQLMQRSLLGLKGMDREEIESILSRAAYWEQQSVKAGDALAGRFVANMFFENSTRTRFSFEVAEKRLGAEVLNFSAAASSVQKGESIYDTVRTLESMGIDAGVIRLKPAGVLQELAERIKVPLINAGDGNNEHPTQALLDMYTMRQQFGSLSGLSVSIIGDIKHSRVARSNLIGLREMGAAVSFCAPDNMKAGELDAPYIGIEEAVKADVVMMLRVQLERHEDGMIKSAEEYRQQYGLTAERAARIAPHAIIMHPAPVNRDVEIDGDLVEHPQSRIFPQMQNGVPVRMAVIERALRG; encoded by the coding sequence ATGACGGCAACACAGCTGATGCAGAGAAGCCTGCTCGGGCTGAAGGGGATGGACCGGGAGGAGATCGAGTCGATCCTGTCGAGGGCGGCCTACTGGGAGCAGCAGAGCGTGAAGGCCGGCGATGCGCTGGCAGGGCGTTTCGTGGCGAATATGTTCTTCGAGAACAGCACCCGCACGCGATTCAGCTTTGAAGTGGCAGAGAAGCGCCTCGGCGCCGAGGTGCTGAACTTCTCCGCTGCGGCATCGAGCGTGCAGAAGGGCGAGTCCATCTATGACACGGTAAGGACGCTGGAGTCGATGGGCATCGATGCGGGCGTCATCCGGCTGAAGCCGGCAGGCGTGCTGCAGGAGCTGGCAGAGCGGATCAAGGTTCCTCTCATCAATGCCGGGGACGGCAACAACGAGCATCCGACGCAGGCGCTGCTGGACATGTATACGATGCGCCAGCAGTTCGGCAGCCTCAGCGGGCTCAGCGTTTCGATCATCGGCGACATCAAGCATAGCCGCGTCGCCAGATCGAACCTGATCGGCCTGCGCGAGATGGGCGCCGCAGTAAGCTTCTGCGCTCCGGACAACATGAAGGCCGGCGAGCTGGATGCGCCCTACATCGGCATCGAGGAAGCGGTCAAGGCGGATGTCGTCATGATGCTGCGCGTGCAGCTGGAGCGGCATGAGGACGGGATGATCAAGTCGGCGGAGGAGTACCGGCAGCAATACGGCCTGACGGCGGAGCGGGCGGCGAGGATCGCTCCTCACGCCATCATCATGCATCCGGCTCCGGTCAACCGGGATGTGGAGATCGACGGCGATCTCGTCGAGCATCCGCAGTCGAGGATCTTCCCCCAGATGCAGAACGGGGTTCCGGTGCGGATGGCGGTCATCGAGCGGGCGCTCAGAGGCTAA
- the pyrR gene encoding bifunctional pyr operon transcriptional regulator/uracil phosphoribosyltransferase PyrR encodes MILNEKRAIMDDTAIRRGLTRISHEIVEKNKGIENCVLIGIRTRGVYLARRIAEQIREIEGTPVSCGELDITGYRDDRRVEGETIRFTTTDGAGNALLIHDKRVILFDDVLYTGRTIRAAMDALMDQGRPQSIQLAVLVDRGHRELPIRPDYVGKNVPTSKEENIRVALTEVDGEDIVTIIHQGG; translated from the coding sequence ATGATCCTGAACGAGAAACGAGCCATCATGGACGACACGGCCATTCGCCGTGGACTCACCCGGATTTCCCACGAGATCGTCGAAAAGAACAAGGGCATCGAAAACTGCGTGCTGATCGGCATCCGCACCCGAGGCGTCTATCTGGCGCGCCGGATCGCCGAGCAGATCCGCGAGATCGAAGGCACGCCGGTGTCTTGCGGCGAGCTCGACATCACGGGATACCGGGATGACCGGCGAGTCGAGGGGGAGACGATCCGCTTCACGACGACGGACGGAGCCGGCAACGCGCTTCTGATCCATGACAAGCGCGTCATCCTGTTCGACGACGTCCTATACACGGGCCGCACGATCCGCGCGGCGATGGACGCTCTGATGGATCAGGGCCGGCCGCAGTCGATCCAGCTCGCCGTGCTCGTGGACCGCGGGCATCGGGAGCTGCCGATCCGACCCGATTATGTAGGCAAGAACGTGCCAACCTCCAAGGAAGAGAACATCCGCGTAGCGCTTACTGAAGTGGACGGGGAAGACATCGTGACCATCATTCATCAAGGAGGATGA
- a CDS encoding LL-diaminopimelate aminotransferase has protein sequence MTQINSNFLNLQGSYLFSEIAKRRTKFIQDNPQAEIISLGIGDVTRGLPEAVTKAMHAAVDELAVPGTFRGYGPEQGYDFLVNAIIENDYKARGVDIRSNEVFVSDGSKCDVGNIQEIFSTDSIVAVQDPVYPVYVDTNVMAGRSGLFDSGIGRYENIVYLDCTAENDFKPSLPDRKVDLIYLCYPNNPTGMTLTKDELKVWVDYARENNCLILFDSAYEAFITEEDVPHSIYEVEGAREVAIEFRSFSKTAGFTGIRCAYTVVPRELKGYDKNGGEVVVNDLWNRRHTTKFNGVSYVTQRGAEAIYSAEGKEQISSLVDYYMTNARIIRDGLTSLGLEVFGGVNAPYIWLKTPKGMDSWAFFDKLLSEANIVGTPGVGFGQSGQGYFRLTAFGSRENTEKAVERIRNLSL, from the coding sequence ATGACTCAAATCAACTCCAACTTCCTCAATCTGCAGGGCAGCTACCTGTTCTCCGAAATTGCCAAGCGCCGCACGAAGTTCATCCAGGACAATCCGCAGGCGGAAATCATCAGCCTCGGCATCGGCGACGTGACCCGCGGGCTCCCGGAGGCCGTCACCAAGGCGATGCACGCTGCCGTCGACGAGCTGGCTGTTCCGGGCACCTTCCGCGGCTACGGCCCTGAGCAAGGCTATGATTTCCTCGTGAACGCCATCATCGAGAACGACTACAAGGCACGCGGCGTTGATATCCGCTCCAACGAGGTGTTCGTCAGCGACGGCTCGAAATGCGATGTCGGCAACATCCAGGAAATCTTCAGCACGGACAGCATCGTAGCCGTGCAAGACCCTGTATACCCTGTGTACGTCGACACGAACGTCATGGCGGGCCGCTCCGGCCTGTTCGACAGCGGAATCGGCCGCTACGAGAACATCGTCTACCTGGACTGCACGGCGGAGAACGACTTCAAGCCTTCCCTGCCGGACCGCAAGGTGGATCTGATCTATCTGTGCTACCCGAACAACCCGACGGGCATGACGCTGACGAAGGACGAGCTCAAGGTATGGGTCGACTACGCGCGCGAGAACAACTGCCTCATCCTGTTCGATTCGGCCTACGAAGCGTTCATTACCGAAGAGGACGTTCCGCACAGCATCTATGAGGTCGAGGGAGCGCGCGAGGTCGCCATCGAGTTCCGCAGCTTCTCCAAGACGGCCGGCTTCACAGGCATCCGCTGCGCCTACACCGTCGTGCCCCGCGAGCTGAAGGGCTACGACAAGAACGGAGGCGAGGTCGTCGTCAACGACCTGTGGAACCGCCGCCACACGACCAAGTTCAACGGCGTCTCCTATGTGACCCAGCGCGGCGCGGAAGCCATCTATTCGGCTGAAGGCAAGGAGCAGATCTCGAGCCTCGTCGATTATTACATGACGAATGCCCGCATCATCCGCGACGGCCTGACATCGCTCGGCCTTGAAGTGTTCGGCGGCGTCAACGCTCCGTACATCTGGCTCAAGACGCCGAAGGGCATGGATTCCTGGGCGTTCTTCGACAAGCTGCTGTCGGAAGCGAACATCGTCGGCACGCCGGGCGTCGGCTTCGGCCAGAGCGGCCAAGGCTACTTCCGCCTGACGGCTTTCGGCAGCCGCGAGAATACGGAAAAAGCGGTCGAACGCATCCGCAATCTCAGCCTGTAA
- a CDS encoding RluA family pseudouridine synthase: MNEETIINPTVSGLDEEHGAEPVLEWTVSAEDAKTRLDKFITDKMNDPSVSRTQVQEWIGSGAALVGGRPAKANLKLSEGDLLQVTVPEPQAAEIVPQDIPLDIVYEDGDVIVINKPRGMVVHPAPGHSSGTVVNALMFHCKDLSGINGMLRPGIVHRIDKDTSGLLMAAKNDLAHLSLAAQLKDHSVTRKYIALVHENMHHDIGTIDAPIGRDDKDRKMFTVTTKGSKHAVTHFNVMERLGDYTLLELQLETGRTHQIRVHLKYIGHPLAGDPVYGRAKTVALAGQALHAAVLGFTHPRTGERLQFEAPIPDDMQHVLHSLRNR, translated from the coding sequence ATGAATGAAGAAACCATTATCAACCCAACCGTCTCCGGCCTCGACGAGGAGCATGGAGCCGAGCCTGTCCTGGAATGGACGGTGTCGGCCGAGGACGCCAAGACGCGTCTGGACAAGTTCATTACGGACAAGATGAACGACCCTTCCGTTTCCCGCACGCAGGTGCAGGAATGGATCGGCTCGGGAGCGGCTCTCGTAGGCGGACGCCCCGCAAAAGCCAACCTCAAGCTCTCCGAAGGCGATCTGCTGCAGGTAACCGTGCCCGAGCCTCAGGCCGCTGAAATCGTGCCGCAGGACATTCCTCTGGACATCGTCTACGAGGACGGAGACGTCATCGTCATCAACAAGCCTCGCGGCATGGTCGTGCATCCGGCTCCCGGCCATTCGTCCGGCACGGTCGTCAATGCGCTGATGTTCCATTGCAAGGATCTGTCGGGCATCAACGGCATGCTTCGCCCGGGAATCGTCCACCGCATCGACAAGGACACGTCCGGCCTGCTCATGGCGGCGAAAAACGACCTTGCCCATCTGTCGCTGGCGGCACAGCTCAAGGACCACAGCGTCACCCGCAAGTACATCGCCCTGGTGCATGAGAACATGCATCACGACATCGGGACCATCGACGCTCCGATCGGGCGCGACGACAAGGACCGCAAAATGTTCACCGTCACGACAAAAGGCAGCAAACACGCCGTGACGCACTTCAACGTGATGGAGAGGCTCGGCGACTATACGCTGCTGGAGCTTCAGCTTGAGACCGGCCGCACGCATCAGATCCGCGTCCATCTCAAATACATCGGTCATCCGCTTGCGGGAGACCCCGTATACGGACGCGCCAAGACAGTCGCACTGGCCGGCCAGGCGCTCCATGCCGCGGTGCTGGGCTTCACGCATCCCCGCACGGGAGAGCGGCTGCAGTTCGAAGCGCCGATTCCGGACGATATGCAGCATGTGCTGCACAGCCTGAGGAACCGTTGA
- the lspA gene encoding signal peptidase II has translation MRLKGYSYWLALVVIVLDQLSKWVISSRLELYEQLKVIGNFFVITSIRNTGAAFSILEGKRAFFLLITLAVAAGIMWYIHQSRKSGRTLLLTALGLVLGGALGNFIDRLLYGHVVDFLSFNFGSYSFPVFNLADTAITIGVGLIILDTFLGERRNAASSEADQPGASDSTSGA, from the coding sequence TTGAGGCTCAAAGGGTATTCATATTGGTTGGCGCTCGTCGTCATCGTTTTGGACCAGCTCAGCAAATGGGTCATTTCCAGCCGGCTCGAGCTGTACGAGCAGCTTAAAGTAATCGGGAATTTTTTTGTCATCACATCCATCCGCAATACGGGGGCGGCCTTCAGCATTCTGGAGGGCAAGCGCGCTTTCTTCCTGCTGATCACGCTCGCAGTGGCGGCAGGCATCATGTGGTACATCCACCAAAGCCGGAAGTCGGGGCGGACATTGCTGCTGACGGCGCTCGGACTCGTGCTCGGAGGAGCTCTGGGCAACTTCATCGACCGACTCCTGTACGGACACGTCGTCGATTTCCTCTCCTTCAACTTCGGCTCCTATTCGTTCCCGGTGTTCAACCTGGCGGATACGGCCATCACGATCGGAGTCGGGCTCATCATTCTCGACACCTTCCTCGGCGAGCGGCGCAATGCCGCCTCTTCGGAAGCGGATCAGCCCGGCGCAAGCGACAGCACGAGCGGCGCTTAA
- a CDS encoding TraR/DksA C4-type zinc finger protein codes for MPHSDSFLARMRGRLIQEKQELELLRKETQHDGLLNSLRDETGELSTIDNHPGDIGTEMFEREKDLLLQDKQDMQLVRVESALAAMEDGSYGTCIQCGADIPSERLEALPDTRYCIDHAPRDHVSHSRSDALSLLPMPFGQSDKDDDAYNGFDGEDAWQIVERWGNADSPAMAEIPGDSYDNVGNEVGENEGYVEPLESFLATDITGTHVSVVRNREYKQYMDQGEGEELGEEE; via the coding sequence ATGCCTCATTCCGATTCGTTTCTTGCCCGCATGCGCGGGCGGCTGATCCAAGAAAAGCAGGAGCTGGAGCTGCTGCGCAAGGAAACCCAGCATGACGGTCTGCTCAATTCCCTTCGGGACGAGACAGGCGAGCTGTCCACGATCGACAACCATCCGGGAGATATCGGCACGGAAATGTTCGAGCGCGAGAAGGATCTCCTGCTCCAGGACAAGCAGGACATGCAGCTGGTCCGGGTGGAATCCGCGCTTGCCGCGATGGAGGACGGCTCCTATGGAACCTGCATCCAATGCGGCGCCGACATTCCCTCGGAGCGTCTTGAAGCGCTGCCCGATACACGCTATTGCATCGATCATGCGCCCCGCGACCATGTGTCGCACAGCCGTTCCGACGCCCTGTCCCTGCTGCCGATGCCCTTCGGCCAGTCCGACAAGGACGACGACGCGTACAACGGCTTCGACGGCGAGGACGCCTGGCAGATCGTCGAGCGCTGGGGCAACGCCGACTCCCCGGCCATGGCTGAGATTCCAGGGGACAGCTACGACAATGTGGGCAATGAGGTCGGCGAGAACGAAGGGTACGTCGAGCCTCTGGAGAGCTTTCTCGCCACCGATATTACCGGCACGCATGTCTCTGTCGTCCGGAACCGGGAGTACAAGCAGTACATGGATCAAGGAGAGGGCGAGGAGCTCGGAGAGGAGGAGTAG
- a CDS encoding DUF5665 domain-containing protein, with amino-acid sequence MGEDKRREERAELEKSSRLEDRLEKIAMDLERSQMAGYVDLLNRPLSLIWRNVVAGISRGVGYAIGLTVFAATILYILQALGQLNLPIIGDYIADIVRIVQIQLEGKNGYQ; translated from the coding sequence ATGGGCGAAGACAAGCGCAGGGAAGAACGGGCTGAGCTCGAAAAAAGCAGCCGGCTCGAGGACCGGCTGGAGAAGATCGCAATGGATCTGGAACGCTCCCAAATGGCCGGATATGTGGATCTGCTCAATCGGCCGCTGTCGCTCATATGGCGCAACGTCGTCGCCGGCATTTCCAGAGGGGTCGGGTACGCGATCGGACTGACCGTTTTTGCCGCGACGATATTGTACATCCTTCAAGCCCTCGGCCAGCTGAATCTTCCCATTATCGGCGACTACATCGCGGACATAGTCCGGATCGTCCAAATCCAGCTGGAGGGCAAGAACGGCTATCAATAA